The genomic DNA GGCCACTCTGAGACTATCGCCGCAAGCGCCGAGGGCCACTCGGGGACGAGGCGATCGTCCGCGTCGAGGATCGTGACCAGGTCGCCCCGGCTCGCACGAATTCCGGTGTTTCGAGCCGCGCACATCCCCCGGTTGCCATGATGCCTGATGAGACGTATGTGCTGAAACCCTGAGAGTGTTTCTTCGAGCTCGTCGCCATCGGGACTACCATCGTCGACCACCAGCACCTCCACGTTCCAGTCGCCCGGGATCGGCGAGAAAACGGAGTGGAGGGTCTCCGAAATGAGATCCGAGACTCTGTAGGCCGGGATCACGACGGAGAGGACTAGGCCTTCAGGCATGGATTCCCTCTGCGAGGCGCTCCGAAGGGCGAGCCAGGAACGAATCTGCCAGTACTCTCAGGCTTTCCCTGCGAGCTTGCGTTCTGAATTGGTGGTCGGCCGCTAGGCGGATCATCGCCTCGGCAAGGCGGTCTGTGAAAGCGGCGGTGTCCGTGTTTCGGACACGATCTTTGAAGTGAGGCCAATCAATGAGGTGGGGTGTAGGAAGATAGTCGCTCCACGCCGAGATCGGAGGGGGCAGAACGAAGCCGTTACGGCCATCATGCACCATTTCCTTCAAAGCGTACACGTCGGTCGTGATGATGGCCAGACCGTGCGCCAGCGCCTCCAGCACGACCATCCCGAAGGACTCGATGTAGGTGGGATGCACGAGGACATCTGCCGTCCGCATGAACCGCTGGTAGATCTCCTCACGCGGGAGTTCGGCGGGGAAGATTGTGAGACCGGCACAGCGGTTCACAAGGCTCTCATACTCGGGGGGCAAGTGAGTGATACAGTCCAGAGTCGCCGAAGGAACAGCTTTGCGGACGGCCTCGAAAGCCGCGAGCAAGGCTGCGCCGCCCTTTATCTCGAACTGCGTGCCGATGAAGAGGAACCTGCATTCCCCCTGGGATTCGGGCACTGCCTGCACTTCCTGGCGTATCTTCGGGTAATCGACGATCGCCTTGTCTGCAACCGCTTGACCGAAGAGATACGCGACGCCCTCGCGGCAAGCTTGGCTCATGCAATGGATGGCAAGGCAGCGGTGGCTCTCCAGCAGCGCCTGCAGGAGCCGACGGTACCGGCCTAGCGCGCGATAGTTGTAGCCCGTGAGTGCATAGGGATTGTCTAGAGCGACGATGAAAGGCCCAGATGCCATGATCGCTCCCCAGACGTAAACCGCAGCCTCGCGAGGGAGACCGCGCGGCCGGCGCTTGATGTTGAGCAGAGGCAGGCGCTGCTTCCAGGAGATGGCTTGGCTCGGAGCCAGCGCTCGATTCACGCTTACCTGCGAGCCACGCCTGTCGGCGATTTCGGGATTGAGCACTCGGTCGG from Candidatus Tanganyikabacteria bacterium includes the following:
- a CDS encoding glycosyltransferase family 4 protein; the protein is MNTFPQVYFYPHAYMRDRQLDTIRSWPTDRVLNPEIADRRGSQVSVNRALAPSQAISWKQRLPLLNIKRRPRGLPREAAVYVWGAIMASGPFIVALDNPYALTGYNYRALGRYRRLLQALLESHRCLAIHCMSQACREGVAYLFGQAVADKAIVDYPKIRQEVQAVPESQGECRFLFIGTQFEIKGGAALLAAFEAVRKAVPSATLDCITHLPPEYESLVNRCAGLTIFPAELPREEIYQRFMRTADVLVHPTYIESFGMVVLEALAHGLAIITTDVYALKEMVHDGRNGFVLPPPISAWSDYLPTPHLIDWPHFKDRVRNTDTAAFTDRLAEAMIRLAADHQFRTQARRESLRVLADSFLARPSERLAEGIHA